The proteins below are encoded in one region of Kineosporia corallincola:
- a CDS encoding sigma-70 family RNA polymerase sigma factor, translating to MSQNAEEPPALTLVSRPAEGPADGPDDNERRFVDLVGEHRPALLAYAIRLTRGDVGRAEDIVQETFVRAWLRIDRLTPEQGSVGSWLRRVAYNLAVDGHRMRQVRPPEVELQQHDVPMRQDGGDGTEQIVVGMVIRDMLTSIWPEHRAVVEEVYLRDRTVAEAASVLGIPVGTVKSRLFYALRTLRGTAAESGLRAS from the coding sequence ATGTCGCAGAACGCGGAAGAGCCACCGGCTCTGACCCTTGTGTCTCGCCCCGCCGAAGGGCCCGCCGATGGACCGGACGACAACGAGCGACGCTTCGTGGACCTGGTCGGCGAACACCGTCCCGCTCTCCTGGCGTACGCGATCCGGCTGACCCGCGGGGACGTCGGGCGCGCCGAGGACATCGTCCAGGAGACGTTCGTGCGGGCCTGGCTGCGGATCGACCGGCTCACCCCGGAACAGGGCTCGGTGGGCTCCTGGTTGCGCCGGGTCGCCTACAACCTCGCGGTGGACGGGCACCGGATGCGTCAGGTCCGGCCGCCCGAGGTGGAGCTGCAACAGCACGACGTGCCGATGCGGCAGGATGGCGGCGACGGAACCGAGCAAATCGTTGTGGGAATGGTGATTAGAGACATGCTCACCTCCATCTGGCCGGAACACCGGGCCGTTGTGGAAGAGGTCTACCTGAGGGACCGCACGGTCGCCGAAGCCGCTTCGGTACTGGGCATTCCCGTGGGGACAGTGAAGAGCCGCCTGTTCTACGCGCTGCGCACCTTACGTGGGACCGCTGCCGAAAGCGGCCTTCGGGCAAGCTGA